The nucleotide window CATTATGGAATTAAAAAGTTAGAAGAGATTATTCCTGATTTTTTGCTTGTTACTCAGAATGTAGATGATTTGCATAGAGAAGCAGGTTCAAAAAAAATATTAGAAATTCATGGTAATATTTTTAGGACAAGATGTATAGGTTGTAATAAAAAAGAGTTTGAGAAAAAAGTATTTAAAGATGAGGAGTTGCCTCCAAGATGTAAGAATTGTGGTAGTCTTTTAAGACCTGATGTTGTATGGTTTGGGGAGCCTATTGATGAGATTATTTTTTCAAGTGTTTTAGAATTTATTTCAAGATGTGATGCAATTCTTGTTGTTGGAACATCTTTATTAGTTTATCCTGCTGCTTCTATTCCTTTTTATATAAAGGAAAAAGGAGGAAAAGTTTTTGAGATAAATTTAGAGCCAACACAGATTTCAGAAATTTCTGATATAAGTATTTTTGGAAAGGCGGGTGAAATTTTTGAAAAATTTATTAATATTATTACTTAATAAATATTTCAACTTTATATTTTTGTTTCAGGGAATTTATGATTGAGTCTTTTTTTGCTTGGGTTTTTTGAAGGTGTAAATAGGAATTTATTATTTTTAATAAATCTTCTTTCTTTGAATCTGTTTTCTTTTCGTCAATAAGCTTAACTATAGCATATCTAAAGGGAGATATTTCGACGACACCACTTATTTCGCCAGTTTTTAGATTTAAAACAGCATTTATAAAGGGAAGGGGTAAATCAGGGTTTATTTTTAATACACCAAGATTTGTTTTTTCTATATTGGCTATAATGTTGGGTAAAGATTTTAGTTCCTCTATTACTTTTTCAGGTTTTGAATTTATCATTTTATTTCTGATTTCTTCCAGTTGGTTTTTATTTCCACCTATAACATAGGCAATGGTAATATCCTTTTCAAAATTATTTCTATTTATTTCATAAAAATTTTCAACTTCCGAAGGTTTTATTTGAATTTTTGATTCAACTTTTCTTTTGATATATTCCTCTGCGAGTATTAATCTTTCAGACCATTTTATTCTTAATCTAATTATTGAATCATTTAAAAATCCCTCATCCTTTGCTGCAAGGTAATATAGAAGTGTTTCTATACCTAAATTTAAAACTCTCTTTTTTTCTTCTTCATCAACAAAGGGTTTTAAATTTGAAGGAAAATGCATTTCAAGTTCTTTTTTTGTGATGGCTATTTTGCCAACTTTTGCAACAGGATAGTTTTTATCTTTTATTTCTTTTTTGTTGCAGTTTATTAAAAGAGCTATCAGAAGAATTATGATTAGTTTCATAAGTTTAATTATAAAGAAATTCTTTTAAATTTTAAAAATGATTGTTAAATGAGAAAATAAACATTTTAAAAATTTTAGGAGTGTAAAATTTAGGTTTTCTAAGTTTGTAACATTTAAATGAAAAATTTTAAAGAGATATTAGATAATGGAAAGAGGTAAAAATTATCATTTTTTTAAAAATTTTTAACATTTATTCTCATATTCTATAATTTTATGGTAGCCGCACCCTTTAGGGTGCGTAAAAATTCTAAAAAATCTCCACATTGGTAAAATTTCGCCTTTTGAATAATTATATATAATACATAAAATGAAAAATTTTAAAGAGATATTAGATAATGGAAAGAGGTAAAAATTATCATTTTTTTAGAAATTTTTAACATTTATTCTTATATTCTATAATTTTATGGTAGCTGAACCCTTTATGGTGCTTAAAAATTCTTTAAGAGTGCTTTTTCTTTTATCCCCATAATTTTATTTAATTATATTTAATTATAATTATATTTAATCATATGGTATCCACAATTTTATGGTAGCCGCACCCTTTAGGGTGCGCAGAAATTCTTTAAGAGTACCTTTTTCTTTTATCCCCATAATTATATTTAATTATATTTAATCATATTTAATCATATGGTATCCATAATTTTATGGTAGGGTGCGCAAAAATTCACTCTGAAAGTGCTTTTTGATGAATTTTGAGAAGAAATTAAAATAAAATCTCTTTCTGCATCAGTTATTAAAATACCAAATTCAAAAGCAAAAATATCTTTTTATGCAAAAACGGTTAAAGTAAAGGTATATTTTCTGTGCAGTTCTTTTAAAGACGAAGTTAGGTTTTGCTTATGCTTACAAATCTTTATAAGGTGAAAATGCAAAAGATTTTATGAGAAAATGCTTATGTTGAAAGATTTAAAGAGGACTATACAAAAAACATTTTTTAGGAGGCACTTCTTTTAATCTTATTGAGCCAGAAAAATTCAATGTTGTTATGGTATTCTATATTTAATTGAGGAAATTTCTAAGAAATCTTTATAATCAATTATGAATAAATCGTCAAATTTTTTAAACTATGAAAATAGAAAAATACGATTTTGGCGAAATTATTATAAATGGTAAAAAATATACAAGGGATTTGATAATTTTCCCTGATAAAATAAAAGAGAACTGGTGGAGAAAGGAAGGGCATTCTTTATGTATTGAAGATTTAAAAGAAGTAATTGAATACAAGCCTGAAATTCTTATAATAGGGACAGGATATTCAGGAGTTATGGAAGTAAAAGAAGAGGTTATAAAAGAACTTGAAAGAAATAATATAAAAGTTATAATTAAAAAAACAAAAGAGGCAGTGAATATTTTCAATGAATATATGGATAGAAACAAAAAAGTTGTGTGTGCGCTTCATTTAACTTGTTAAAATTTTTATTGTCAAAAATTGACACACACAAGAGGTAAAATATTAAAATGTCAACGCTTAAAAAGGAGGTAAAAATGGAAGAATTGAAAAGAAAAATAAAAGAACTGGCTGAAAAAGTTTATAAAGAACTCGGCCCATTTGGATTTATTAAAGAAACGGAATACGAAGCCGCTCTTGCCTATGAATTCAGAAAAAATGGATTAAAATATCTTGAACAACTTCAGGTAGATATAATGTATGAAGACCAAGTTTTAAAGGGTGGAAAGGTTGATTTTATAGTGTTTGATGAAAAGGAAGAAAACGGGATAATTGTGGAACTTAAAACACAGAAAGATATCTCTGGTGAGTATCTTCATCAATTATTAAAATATTACGATGCTCTAAAATCTCAAAAAACAGGAGTTCCAAGATTTCTTTCGGAAAAAATAAAAGGTGGAATGGTATTAAATTGGAAAACATATGATGCTATAAAGGATAAATTGCTTGAAGGCTTTCAAGAGGCTGATAAAATTTCAGTTACTCTTGATATTGATAAATTTAAAGAGCAATACGGTGATATAATTGATCTTGTTGAAATAGAAGTCCCTGTTGAGAAAAAGAGAAAATGATGAATTGTAAAATAAAAGATTTTGAAGTTAAAGAAGTAACAGAAGGTGGAAGGGATGGAATAAAAATTAAAATAAACGGTGAAGAGGTTGGGATTCTTAAAGGTAAGGTTAGTTTAATTCCTGAGAAAGACATAAAAAATTATAAAATTGAGGATTTTTCCTCTTTATGGCTTTATGAATTTGAGAATTATGAATTTGAAGGTAAAAATGGATGGGAACTCCGGAAAATCGGAGAAAGTGAAATTATAAGAGAAGATAAAAATATTAAGATTCAGCAAACAAGAGATTATCCTTTTAAAAATTACATTGGAAAATCTGAAATTATTTTTAAATTTAAAAAAGAAGAAAAAGAATATTCATTACCCGTAGAAGTTATTTCAGAAAAATTAGAAACAAATAAAGATTCTCCACTTTTTTATCCCAGATTTTACAAAAATCTTATTTTATCAATCTGGGAAAAGTTTAAAGAGCTCCCTTTTGATATTGCACCGGTAGTATTTACTCCTACTTCTTATTACATTTCTTTAAGAGCCTCACCACTTTTCACTTTTTTCTTTTTAAAAAATAACAAAGAAAATTTAAAGAGTGCCTTAAACACAATAAGAGCAAACCCTTACAGAATTTTAAAAGAGGAAAAGGAGATGCTGGATATTAATAAAGTTTCAGAAGTTGACGCTGATACAATTTATAGCATTTTAACAAATCCAGAATATCTTTATGAATCAAAAAGCAAATTAGGTTTTAGCGCCAAAGAAAAATATTATTTACCGAAAAAAGTTCTATCCTCTTTAAAATACGAAACTCTTGATACTCCTGAAAATAGATTTGTTTTAAATTTTCTTAAAAGAATTTCTCAGGATATTGAAGAGTTAATTAAAAGTAATAAAGAATATAAAGAAACAGTAATAAAAGAAATAGAGGGAATAAAAGGATTAATTGATGATTTTATAAAGGATCCTTTATGGGAAGAAGTAGGAGAATTTTATATTTTCCCATCATATTCAACGGTTTTAAGAAAAAGAGAAGGATATAAAGAATTATTAGAACTTTACTTTAAATATCTTATGGGAAGAAGTCCCTTTGAGAAAATTGAAGAGGCAATTAATTTAAGAAAGGTCTACGAACTCTATGAATTCTTTTGTGCTTTAAAGTTATGCAGCCTTTTAAATGGAACAAAAGGAAAAATCGTAATGGAAGTTGAGGAAAAAATAAAGGGGAAGCTTAAAATAAAATTAGAATTTATGATAGGTAATAAGAATTACAAATTCATTTATCAAAAAAATGAGAAAAGTTATTCTGGAATAAGTTTAATACCTGATTTCTCAATATACGAGGGAAAGAAACTAAGAATAATTTTAGATGCCAAGTTTGCTTTTAAAAAGCCGGATATAGATAAAGAAAAAGATAAAGAAAATATAGGAGAGGAGATTGAAAGGGAGTGGGAAGAAGGAAAAGTTCCAAAAACTGGTGATATAATAAAGATGCATGCTTATAAGGATGCTTTAAAAGCTGATGCATGTATAATACTTTATCCTGGTGAAGAAGATAAGTTTTATAAAGAAGAAGGAGATACACCTTTTGAAGGAGATTTAAAAAATTTGATAGAAAAGATTTTAACAGAAAATGAAGAAAATAAGGAAAATTTAAAAGGAATAGGTTGGTTTAAAATGTTACCTTATGAAGAATAAAAAGGAGGTAAAAAATGAAAAAATACAACAATTTAACAGAATGGTATAAAGAATTTATAAAGTCTGAAGAAGGAAAAGCTCAAATGGAAAAACATAATTCAGAAGAAGAAAAAATAAAAGAGATAATTAAAAATATTAAAGAATTGAATGAAAAACTATATGAATTTTATGAAAAGAATAATAAGGATGGGAAAAAGGCAGGAAAAGAGTTGATGAAGTATTTAATAGGAAATATGAAACTAGAAAATATTAATTGGAAAACCAAAGAAATTGATCCTCTTTCTCTTTATGGAAAATTATCTGGGATAAAGGTAGATAGACTAAGAAAAAGTAATGATCCTAAAGTAATAGGAAAACTTTTCTACCAAATTTTCAGTGGAGGGTTGAAAACTTTTGGAGGACCTGGCGTCTATTCAGGTCAACCAATGCTTTATAGGAAAGAAGAAGAAGATAAAAAGTGCCAAATTGCTTGGGAAATTTTTGAATTTATCAAAGATTTAAAAGATTTTGAATCTCTAAATGAAAATGAAGATAAATTTAGAGAATTAATTAAAAAATTACTGGAAAATAAGAAAAAAAATATAATATTTACCCAAGAATTATATTGGGTAAGACCTGATATTTTTTGTCCATGGGATAATAATTTGATAATATTCGCGGAAGGAAATTTAAGTAATTCCGATTATTCCAAACAACCAGGTAACCTTAAACTAGAAAAGTTTATAAAAATCTATCTTACTTATTTAAAGGAGGTTCATAGTTTTACGGAATTTTCTTATCCAACTGTTTGGTTTTGTCGCTATATCTTTGAATTTGCTAAAGGTATAGGTAAAAGTGAAACTAAAAATAAAGAGGAAACAAAAGAAAAACATAAAGAGAATTCTTCAGAAGGTGTGGAAAAGAAAGAAGAAAAGTTAGAAGGATTATCTTCTTATTTTAAAAGTAAGGGATTTTATTTTGCACCTTTTCAGATTTCCTCTTTCTATACCGCATTAAAAACTAAAGGATTTGTGATACTTGCTGGTTTATCAGGAACAGGAAAAACTAAAATGGCTCAACTTTTCGCAGAAGGTTTTTATAAACCAGCATTAAATAAACCAGCATTAAATAAACCAGCATTAATTGGATCAAAGGGTTCAGAGAAAGAAGGGAAAGAAACTCTTGAAGAAATGATTGAAAATTTAAAAAATGGGAAAAATATTTTTTTATGGACTGCTTCGTTAAAGAGGGAGTTATACAAAGAATTAAAAAAATATTTACCTTTTAATTTGTATCTTTATGACAACGAAAGTAAAAAAATTATAAAAAAATTTGATGTAATAAATATGTTTAAGAAAGATGAAAAAAATATTTCGGAATTTGAAAATAAATTAATGAATCCATCGTGGAAAGATAGTTTTAATTTAGCTTTTGAAATAAAAAGTTTTTGCGATATTGATTATGATTTTTCAGAATATACAGTTGAATTAATTGATAAAGAAGAATTTAAAAAAGGGAAAATAAAAAAGGGAAAAACAAAAAAAATAAAGGAACTTGGTCAAGAAGTAAAGGCAACTCAAAGTTCTTTCATACTTGTATTTGATTTTGATTTAGTTAATTCTTCATTTTTCCTTTCTGTGCGTCCTGATTGGAGAGATTCAAAATCATTAATTGGATATTATAACCCTATAATGAATAGATACGAAGACCCCACAGGTTTTTTAAAATTCATTCTAAATGCTATAATAGATTATAAAGAAAATAAAGATAAAGCTTCTCCTTATTTTGTAATTCTTGATGAAATGAATCTCGCAAGAGTTGAGTATTACTTTGCTGAATTTTTGAGTGTTTTAGAAAGCGGAAGGGACGAGGAAGGTTTTACAAAAGAAGGAATAAGAATCCAGATTTCAGAAAAAGAAAATAAAAAAGAAGAATTAAAAGATGATTTGAAAGATTTACTCAAAAAAGCAAATTATAATTATGATGAAGGAATAATTAATTTAAAACTACCACCTAATCTTTATTTCATTGGAACTGTAAACATTGATGAAACAACCTTTATGTTTTCCCCAAAGGTTCTTGACAGGGCATTTGTAATTGAATTTAAAGATGTAAGTTTTAAAGAATACATTAATATTCTGAAAAGCGATAAAATCTCTTTTTATTTTAATGAAAACATTGTAAAAGATTTCACACAAAATGGAGAATTTCTAAAAGCATACAGTGAGAAGAATAAAATAAAAGAAGCACTTGATGAATCAACCTTCAAGGAATACCTCTCTTATATTACAAATTTATCAAAAAATTTAGAACCCTATAGTCTTCATTTTGGATATAGAGTTTTAGATGAAATCGCTTTGTTTTACAAAAATGCAAAAGATGCAGAAAAAAATAAAATAATATCTTTTAAAAATGATGATGAAATTTTTGACCTTGCTATTTTAATGAAGGTTTTGCCAAAGTTTCACGGAAATAGAGCAAAACTTGAAGCTCCACTTTATAAAGTGCTTTATTGGTGCAAAAAGCCCGGGAATCAAGGAGAAAAGAAATTAGAAGATATAAAATCTGAGTTAGGAATTAATGAAATTGAAAAAATTGAAGATGAAATCAAAAAACTAAAAAATAACCAAAGTGATTGGAGATTTTCTCATACAGCATTAAAAGTTCTGGAAATGCTTTACGAGCTCTTTATGGAGGGTTATGCGGGTTATTTATAAAGGATTGGGAAATTCAAAAGTTAAGAAAATTTTATATTCTTATATTTCCAGAATAGATGACTTAAAATACTATTGTGATAGATGTTTAAAAACAGAAAGGTGGGGAGGGAGTGTTCCTTTAATGATAATAGATGCAGCATTTACATCAATTGGACTAAATTATTTTACAGCAGTTGTTCCAAAAGTTTTAAAATTTAAAGAGGATTTTGTTGATAAAGGAATAATTAAGGATGTTTGTGATTTAGTAAAATTTGATTATAAAAAAGCATTTTATATATGGAAAAATAAAAGGTCATGGCATGTTATAAA belongs to candidate division WOR-3 bacterium and includes:
- a CDS encoding NAD-dependent deacylase, coding for MNINELVKEIFSLNSLLVLTGAGVSQESGVPTFRGKDGLWKNYDAKELATPHAFEKNPKLVWEWYNWRRKIILKAKPNSAHYGIKKLEEIIPDFLLVTQNVDDLHREAGSKKILEIHGNIFRTRCIGCNKKEFEKKVFKDEELPPRCKNCGSLLRPDVVWFGEPIDEIIFSSVLEFISRCDAILVVGTSLLVYPAASIPFYIKEKGGKVFEINLEPTQISEISDISIFGKAGEIFEKFINIIT
- a CDS encoding peptidylprolyl isomerase, translating into MKLIIILLIALLINCNKKEIKDKNYPVAKVGKIAITKKELEMHFPSNLKPFVDEEEKKRVLNLGIETLLYYLAAKDEGFLNDSIIRLRIKWSERLILAEEYIKRKVESKIQIKPSEVENFYEINRNNFEKDITIAYVIGGNKNQLEEIRNKMINSKPEKVIEELKSLPNIIANIEKTNLGVLKINPDLPLPFINAVLNLKTGEISGVVEISPFRYAIVKLIDEKKTDSKKEDLLKIINSYLHLQKTQAKKDSIINSLKQKYKVEIFIK
- a CDS encoding MTH938/NDUFAF3 family protein; the encoded protein is MKIEKYDFGEIIINGKKYTRDLIIFPDKIKENWWRKEGHSLCIEDLKEVIEYKPEILIIGTGYSGVMEVKEEVIKELERNNIKVIIKKTKEAVNIFNEYMDRNKKVVCALHLTC
- a CDS encoding GxxExxY protein; this translates as MEELKRKIKELAEKVYKELGPFGFIKETEYEAALAYEFRKNGLKYLEQLQVDIMYEDQVLKGGKVDFIVFDEKEENGIIVELKTQKDISGEYLHQLLKYYDALKSQKTGVPRFLSEKIKGGMVLNWKTYDAIKDKLLEGFQEADKISVTLDIDKFKEQYGDIIDLVEIEVPVEKKRK
- a CDS encoding DUF2357 domain-containing protein, which produces MNCKIKDFEVKEVTEGGRDGIKIKINGEEVGILKGKVSLIPEKDIKNYKIEDFSSLWLYEFENYEFEGKNGWELRKIGESEIIREDKNIKIQQTRDYPFKNYIGKSEIIFKFKKEEKEYSLPVEVISEKLETNKDSPLFYPRFYKNLILSIWEKFKELPFDIAPVVFTPTSYYISLRASPLFTFFFLKNNKENLKSALNTIRANPYRILKEEKEMLDINKVSEVDADTIYSILTNPEYLYESKSKLGFSAKEKYYLPKKVLSSLKYETLDTPENRFVLNFLKRISQDIEELIKSNKEYKETVIKEIEGIKGLIDDFIKDPLWEEVGEFYIFPSYSTVLRKREGYKELLELYFKYLMGRSPFEKIEEAINLRKVYELYEFFCALKLCSLLNGTKGKIVMEVEEKIKGKLKIKLEFMIGNKNYKFIYQKNEKSYSGISLIPDFSIYEGKKLRIILDAKFAFKKPDIDKEKDKENIGEEIEREWEEGKVPKTGDIIKMHAYKDALKADACIILYPGEEDKFYKEEGDTPFEGDLKNLIEKILTENEENKENLKGIGWFKMLPYEE